The Klebsiella quasivariicola region CCCCAGGCCCGGTAAGGCGCAGCCGCCACCGGGCAAGCGCACCCTACTTAACTTTCATTGACGATTTCCGGGCGCTGGAAACGGCGCAGTTCGCGTAGCAGCCCCACCAGCAGCACACCGACGAGCGCCAGCGCCCAGCCGCTGGCGCTGGCGGATGCCGCCGGGGTCATCACCGCCCCTAAGCCGCCGAGCAGCGCCGCGCCGATGGCGTCGCCGGTGACGTTTTGCGCGGTCCACAGGCCGTTAATCCGTCCAAGCATATGTTCCGGCGTCTGGGTCTGGATCAGGGTGTACTGCAGCAGCGAGCTAATAGCGCTCAGCCAGCCAAACAGCGCCAGGCACAGCGCACCCAACGCCCAGTGCGGCATCAGGCTGAACAGCGCAATGGCGATAAACGATCCCACCGTGGTCGCCAGCATCAGCGCGCCTGGCCGCACCGTCTGGGCCAGCTGGCCGCTGGTCAACGCCCCCAGCGCCGCCCCGAGCGGGATCGCAGCGTACAGCAGGCCAATCTGTCCGGCCGACATCTGCCAGCCGTCGGCCAGCGCCGGATAGAGCACCCGCACCGCGCTGGCCATGGTCAGCAGACCACCGAGCAGCGCAATCCCGCCGATAAGCGGGCTCTGGCAGAGGAAGGTCAGCCCCGCCAGCAGGGAGCGCAGCGGATGCTCACGCGGCTGCGGAGGCGGCGGCAGCTGCGGCAGACGCAGCAGGGTTAAGGTGGTGATAAAGGTCCCCGCCGCCGCCAGGCCGAAGTTCCAGGCCACGCCGCCGGTGGCCAGCAGCAGGCCGCCGATCATCGGCGAAATCACCGAGCCAAGGCGCACCGTCAACATGGTGATGGCCCCGGCCTGCATCAGGTTTTCCCGCCCCACCAGCGCCGGCGTCGCCGCCAGCAGCGCGGTCACCCCCAACGAGGCGAAGAACCCGTCCCAAATCCCCAGCAGGTAGATCGCCGCCAGCGACGGCTCCGGCAACAGGGCGTTCAGACACAGGCCGACAAAGCCCACGCCGCAGGTGCCGCGCGCCAGCAGGATCAGGCGTTTGCGCTCATAGCGGTCAGCCAGTACGCCCCCCACCATCAGGCCAACAAACATCGACGCGCCGGTCAAGGTCACCGACAACCCGACCTGCCAGGTCGAATGGGTCATCATCTGGATCTGCACCGGGATGGCCACGCCCAGCAGGCCAAGCGACAGAATAGAGATAAAGCGAGCGATAAAAACGGCGCGAAACGCCGGGTGAGTTTTCAGCAGGCTGAGATTGAGCAGCCAGGATTGTCGGTTCATTACAGCGCCTTGTCGTTATTTTTAATACCCTTTTTACTGTGGGTCATGCTACCATAGCTGAATAAAATCGATAACGATAATTACTATCATTATCATATCAGGGATGTCAGTTATGTCGTTTTCTACGACCGCGGTACGCTCTGTCGCCGTGCCCGGATTGTTGCTATTACTCGCCTTAGCCGCCGCGCTTAGCCTGACCATCGGCGCCAAATCGTTGCCGATCGGCACGGTATTCACCGCCTTCAGCGGAACCTGTCAAAGCGCCGACTGCACTATCGTGCTGGACGCGCGCCTGCCGCGCACTCTGGCCGGTCTGCTGGCCGGCGTCGCCCTCGGCCTCGCCGGCGCGCTGATGCAGACGCTCACCCGCAACCCGCTGGCCGACCCCGGCCTGCTGGGGGTCAACTCCGGCGCCAGCTTCGCCATCGTCCTCGGCGCGGCGCTGTTCGGGATCACTTCCCCGCAGGAGCAGCTGCTGCTGGCGTTCTGCGGCGCGCTCTGCGCCTCGCTGCTGGTAGCCTTTACCGGCAGCCAGGGCGGCGGTCAGCTGAGCCCGGTGCGCCTCACTCTCGCCGGGGTCGCCCTTGCGGCGGTACTCGAGGGGCTGTCCAACGGCATCGCCCTGCTCAACCCGGACGTCTACGATCAGCTACGCTTCTGGCAGGCCGGTTCGCTGGATATCCGCACCCTGCAAACGCTGAAAATTGTCCTGCTGCCGGTAGTCGTGGCGGGGATCGCCGCTCTGCTGCTGAGCCGGGCGCTGAACAGCCTGAGCCTGGGCAACGATACCGCCACCGCCCTCGGCAGCCGCGTCGCCCGCACCCAGCTGATCGGCCTGATCGTCATCACCGTCCTGTGCGGCAGCGCCACCGCCGTCGTCGGCCCCATCGCCTTTATCGGCCTGATGATGCCGCATATGGCGCGCTGGCTGGTGGGGGCCGATCATCGCTGGTCGCTGCCGGTCACCCTGCTCGCCACCCCGGCCCTGCTGCTGTTTGCCGACGTGATTGGCCGCCTGCTGGTGCCCGGCGAACTGCGGGTATCGGTGGTGAGCGCCTTTCTCGGCGCGCCGGTGCTGATCTGGCTGGTGCGCCGCCAGCCGCGGGGAGGTGGACTGTGATTGCTCCGTCCCGCCGCCTGATAGCCAGCTGTCTGCTGCTGATGGCCGCCAGCCTGCTGATTTCTCTGCTCGGGCTGGCGCAAGGCCCGGTGCCCCTGACGATTGACCAGGTGTTCTCGGCGCTGTTCGGCGATGCGCCGCGCAACGTCGCGATGGTGGTGAACGAATGGCGGCTGCCGCGGGTGTTAATGGCGCTGCTCATCGGCGCCGCGCTCGGCGTCAGCGGCGCCATTTTCCAGTCGCTGACCCGTAACCCGCTCGGCAGCCCGGACGTGATGGGCTTTAACACCGGCGCCTGGAGCGGCGTGCTGGTGGCAATGGTCCTCTTCGGCCAGAACCTGACGGCGATCGCCCTGGCGGCGATGGCCGGCGGGGTGCTGACCTCGCTGGTGGTCTGGCTGCTGGCCTGGCGCAACGGGATCGAAACCTTCCGCCTGATCATTATCGGCATCGGCGTGCGCGCCATGCTGGTGGCATTCAACACCTGGCTGCTGCTGCGCGCCTCGCTGGAGACCGCCCTTTCTGCGGGCCTGTGGAACGCCGGATCGCTTAATGGCCTGACCTGGGGTAAAACCTGGCCGTCGGCGCCGCTGATCCTGTTGATGCTGGTGGGCAGCGCCCTGCTGGTTCGCCGGATGCGGCTGCTGGAGATGGGCGACGATACCGCCTGCGCGCTGGGGGTGCAGGTCGAGCGTTCGCGCCTGCTGCTGATGCTGGTGGCGGTGGTGCTCACCGCCGCCTCGACGGCGCTGGCCGGGCCGATCTCATTTATCGCGCTGGTGGCGCCGCATATCGCCCGCCGCCTGAGCGGCACGGCCCGCTGGGGACTGACCCAGTCGGCCCTGTGCGGCGCGCTGCTGCTGGCGCTGGCCGATTACGGCGCCCAACGGCTGTTTATGCCGTGGCAGCTGCCGGTTGGCGTGTTAACCGTCAGCCTCGGCGGTATTTACCTTATTGCATTGTTGATTCAGGAGTCCCGCAAAAAATGAGTGCTGTCCCCTCCCGTTTGCGCGGCGAGCAGTTAACCCTGGCCTACGGGAACAAGACCATCGCCGAGTCGCTGAACGTGACCATCCCTGACGGTCACTTCACCGCCATTATCGGCCCCAACGGCTGCGGCAAGTCGACGCTATTGCGCACCCTCAGTCGCCTGATGACGCCCGCCAGCGGCCACGTCTGGCTCGACGGCGCGCAGATCCAGCAGTACGCCAGTAAAGAGGTTGCCCGCCGCATCGGGCTGCTGGCGCAGAATGCCACCACCCCTGGCGATATCACGGTGCAGGAGCTGGTGGCCCGCGGGCGCTATCCGCACCAGCCGCTGTTTACCCGCTGGCGCAAAGAAGATGAAGAGGCGGTGAACAAGGCGATGCGGGCGACCGGGATCAGCGATCTGGCGCTGCAGAGCGTCGACACGCTTTCCGGCGGCCAGCGGCAGCGGGCGTGGATTGCGATGGTGCTGGCCCAGGAGACGGCGATTATGCTGTTGGATGAGCCGACCACCTGGCTGGACATCAGCCATCAGATCGACCTGCTGGAGCTGTTGAGCGAGCTGAATCGCGAGAAGGGTTATACCCTGGCGGCAGTGCTGCACGATCTTAACCAGGCCTGCCGCTACGCCACCCACCTGATCGCCCTGCGCGACGGCAGGATCGTCGCCGAGGGGGCGCCAAAGGAGATCGTTACGGCGGATCTGATTGAACGGATTTACGGCCTGCGCTGCACGATCATTGAGGATCCGGTGGCGCATACGCCGCTGGTGGTGCCGCTGGGCCGCCGGTAATCTCCCCTTTCCCCGGCTTGCGCTACGCTGAGCCGGGCTACCTGCTGTAGCCCGAACTCAACCGTTACCCCAGAATCTCCCTGACCACCGGGCCGATGGCTTCAAAGGCCTGCGGGGAGATGATGTCGACGTGGGCGCAGTTCTGGCTGAACACCTCCAGTTCCCCCACCCACGGGCCCCATACGACCTGCGGATCCATCCCCGCCTGCCGCGTCTTCTCCGCCACGAACAGCGTCGCCTTGCCGTCAAACGACGCGCTGTGGGCGGTGGTTAACAGCCGCACCGCATCGGCATAGTTACCTTCGATAGCGCTGAACAGCTCGCCGGAGGCTTGCCCTTGCTGGGCGGCGAGGAACGCCTCGCGCTCGCGGTCAATCTCCGCCAGTACCTCGGGATCCAGCCCGTTAGCCTCTTTCTCCGCCCAGTTTTGCGTCTCCGGCGGCCAGGTATCCAGCAGGCCGAGGAAGGCCACCGCTTCGCCGCGCTGGCGCAAACGGGCGGCAATCCCCTGGGCTAAGGTGCCGCCCAGCGAATACCCGAACAGGTAATAAGGGCCGTGAGGCTGCTGCGCCAGCAGCGTGCGCAGATGGTGCTCGCACACCTCATCGAGGCTGGCGGCGCTGGCCATCGGCCCCTGCGGACGCGGCGACTGAATCCCGGTTATCGACCAGCGCGGGCTGAGATAGCGCGCCAGCACGCTGAACTGCCAGGCAAAGCCGGAGGCGGGATGGAAGCAGAACAGCGTCGGGCCGTCGCTCTCGCGCAGCGGCAGAAGCGTATCCAGCCCCAGGCGCCGGGCCTGCTCATCGCTGAGATCGGCAGCCAGCAGCGCGCTCAGTTTGCCCACCGTCGAGGCCACCATCACCTGCCCCGGGGTCACCTGCCGCGCCAGCTGGCGGCTGAGCTGCGCCGCCAGGCGCATCGCCAGCAGCGAATGGCCGCCAAGGGCGAAGAAATCGGCGTCGATATCGTTCACCTCGCAGCCCAGCAGCTGGCTAAAGGCCGCGGCGACAAGGGTTTCCATCCCGGGCTCCGGCGGCCGGCCGCTGCGCTCCCCGCCGAGGGTCGGCAGCGGCAGCGCTTTGCGGTCCAGTTTGCCGTTGGCGCTCAGCGGCAGCTCAGCGAGCTGCATCAGCACCACCGGCACCATATGCGGCGGCAGCTGTTCCGCCAGCCGCGCTCTCAGCGCCGCGGTATCCAGCGGCAGGCCGGAGTCAGAGACCAGATAGCCCACTAGCTGCCGGGCATCGCCGCCGGTCGCCGCCGCCTGATTGAAGACGCAGGCGTGGCTCAACGCCTGCGCCACGTCCGGCAGGGCCGACATCACCCGATCAATCTCGCCAAGCTCGATGCGCTGCCCGCGGATCTTCAGCTGGTCGTCGCTGCGGCCAAGGTACTCCACCGCGCCGTTCGTCAGCCAGCGCGCCACATCGCCGGTGCGATACATCCGCTCGCCGGGGGCAAACGGATCGGCGATAAAGCGGCTGGCGGTGAGGTCCGGACGTCCGAGATAGCCCTGCGCCAGCTGGATGCCGGTAAGATAAAGATCCCCCGCCACCCCCGGCGGCACCGGGCGCATCGCGGCATCGAGAATGCGCAGCCCGGTGTTCCACACCGGCCAGCCAATCGGCACGCTGCTGCCAGTCACGGCTGCCAGCTCAGGCCCGCAGGCCGGATACCAGCTGACATCCACCGCCGCTTCCGTCGGGCCGTACAGGTTATGCAGCGGCGCGCCGGTTAAGCGCTCCCAGTCGCGGCACAATTCCGTCGGTAGCGCTTCGCCGCTGCAGAAGACCCGTCGCAGCGTGCGGCAGGCGGCGACGCTGTCGCCATCCAGCGAGGCGACAAACGCCGCCAGCATCGAGGGCACAAAGTGGGTGGTGGTCACGCCGTAGCGGGCGAAAAACTGCTGCATCGCCTGCGGGTCGCGGTGCGCCTCCGGCTCGGCCATCACCAGCTGCGCGCCGGCGATAAACGGCCACCAGAACTCCCACACCGACACGTCGAAACTGCACGGCGTTTTCTGCGCCACCACGTCGTCGGCAGATAACGGATAGCGATCCTGCATCCACAGCAGGCGGTTGACGATGGCGGTCTGGCCGACCATCACCCCTTTCGGCCGCCCGGTGGAGCCGGAGGTAAAGATGATGTAGGCGGTATGGTCCGGTTTTGACAGCGCCAGCGGCGCCTCATCACCGGCGGCCAGCGGCTGCTGGTAGCAGAGGCTTTCCAGCCCCGGGATATCGCTGAAGCGGGCCAGCTGATCCTCCGAGGCGATCAGCAGCGACGGCCGGGCGTCTTCCAGCATCATCCGCAGGCGGTCGTCCGGATAGCCAGTGTCCAGCGGCAGCCAGGCGGCCCCCGCTTCGACAATACCGTGCAGCGCCAGGGTCAGGAACACCGAGCGCGGCAGGGCCACCGCCACGCTGTCGCCCGGCTTCACGCCGCGCTGACGCAGCAGCTGCGCGAGCGCCACCACCTGCTGACGCATCTCGCGATAGCTGAACTGCCAGCGGGCGTCCGCCAGCGCCGGGGCATCCGGCGTCTTCCGCGCCTGGTCGGCCACCAGCGCGCTGAGGGTGGTAGCGGGCAGCGGCACAGCGGTATCGTTGACCGCCGCCAGCCGGGCCAGCTCGTCGGCGGAGAGCATCTCTGCTTCGCCGCAGCGCAGCGCCGGATCGGCGGCGAACTGCGCCAGCAGCGCGGTCAGTCGCGCCATGTGGCGACGCAGCTCGGCTTCGTCGTACCGGGCTTTGTTGGCGAGGATCT contains the following coding sequences:
- the fepC gene encoding iron-enterobactin ABC transporter ATP-binding protein, whose protein sequence is MSAVPSRLRGEQLTLAYGNKTIAESLNVTIPDGHFTAIIGPNGCGKSTLLRTLSRLMTPASGHVWLDGAQIQQYASKEVARRIGLLAQNATTPGDITVQELVARGRYPHQPLFTRWRKEDEEAVNKAMRATGISDLALQSVDTLSGGQRQRAWIAMVLAQETAIMLLDEPTTWLDISHQIDLLELLSELNREKGYTLAAVLHDLNQACRYATHLIALRDGRIVAEGAPKEIVTADLIERIYGLRCTIIEDPVAHTPLVVPLGRR
- the fepD gene encoding Fe(3+)-siderophore ABC transporter permease, with product MSFSTTAVRSVAVPGLLLLLALAAALSLTIGAKSLPIGTVFTAFSGTCQSADCTIVLDARLPRTLAGLLAGVALGLAGALMQTLTRNPLADPGLLGVNSGASFAIVLGAALFGITSPQEQLLLAFCGALCASLLVAFTGSQGGGQLSPVRLTLAGVALAAVLEGLSNGIALLNPDVYDQLRFWQAGSLDIRTLQTLKIVLLPVVVAGIAALLLSRALNSLSLGNDTATALGSRVARTQLIGLIVITVLCGSATAVVGPIAFIGLMMPHMARWLVGADHRWSLPVTLLATPALLLFADVIGRLLVPGELRVSVVSAFLGAPVLIWLVRRQPRGGGL
- the entS gene encoding enterobactin transporter EntS, producing MNRQSWLLNLSLLKTHPAFRAVFIARFISILSLGLLGVAIPVQIQMMTHSTWQVGLSVTLTGASMFVGLMVGGVLADRYERKRLILLARGTCGVGFVGLCLNALLPEPSLAAIYLLGIWDGFFASLGVTALLAATPALVGRENLMQAGAITMLTVRLGSVISPMIGGLLLATGGVAWNFGLAAAGTFITTLTLLRLPQLPPPPQPREHPLRSLLAGLTFLCQSPLIGGIALLGGLLTMASAVRVLYPALADGWQMSAGQIGLLYAAIPLGAALGALTSGQLAQTVRPGALMLATTVGSFIAIALFSLMPHWALGALCLALFGWLSAISSLLQYTLIQTQTPEHMLGRINGLWTAQNVTGDAIGAALLGGLGAVMTPAASASASGWALALVGVLLVGLLRELRRFQRPEIVNES
- the entF gene encoding enterobactin non-ribosomal peptide synthetase EntF, whose amino-acid sequence is MTTRLPLVAAQPGIWMAERLSTLPGAWSVAHYVELRGALDPTLLGKAIVAGLQQADTLSLRFEEEEGEVWQWLAADRTFGEPSIIDLRTAPDPHRAATERMQADLAQDLRVDGGNPLVCHQLLRVGDDRWYWYQRYHHLLVDGFSFPAITRQIAAIYRAWQRGEATPESPFTPFAEVVDEYQRYAGSEAWQRDKAFWQAQRQALPAPASLSAAPLGGRAAGSDIWRMKLEMNADAFRRLAGHAPQCQPADLALALTTLWLGRLCNRMDYAAGFIFMRRMGSAALTSTGPVLNVLPLAVHIDARETLADLAMRLAAQLKKMRRHQRYDAEQIVRDSGKAAGDEPLFGPVLNVKVFDYQLDIDGIEAVTHTLATGPVNDLELALFPDETGGLSLEILANKARYDEAELRRHMARLTALLAQFAADPALRCGEAEMLSADELARLAAVNDTAVPLPATTLSALVADQARKTPDAPALADARWQFSYREMRQQVVALAQLLRQRGVKPGDSVAVALPRSVFLTLALHGIVEAGAAWLPLDTGYPDDRLRMMLEDARPSLLIASEDQLARFSDIPGLESLCYQQPLAAGDEAPLALSKPDHTAYIIFTSGSTGRPKGVMVGQTAIVNRLLWMQDRYPLSADDVVAQKTPCSFDVSVWEFWWPFIAGAQLVMAEPEAHRDPQAMQQFFARYGVTTTHFVPSMLAAFVASLDGDSVAACRTLRRVFCSGEALPTELCRDWERLTGAPLHNLYGPTEAAVDVSWYPACGPELAAVTGSSVPIGWPVWNTGLRILDAAMRPVPPGVAGDLYLTGIQLAQGYLGRPDLTASRFIADPFAPGERMYRTGDVARWLTNGAVEYLGRSDDQLKIRGQRIELGEIDRVMSALPDVAQALSHACVFNQAAATGGDARQLVGYLVSDSGLPLDTAALRARLAEQLPPHMVPVVLMQLAELPLSANGKLDRKALPLPTLGGERSGRPPEPGMETLVAAAFSQLLGCEVNDIDADFFALGGHSLLAMRLAAQLSRQLARQVTPGQVMVASTVGKLSALLAADLSDEQARRLGLDTLLPLRESDGPTLFCFHPASGFAWQFSVLARYLSPRWSITGIQSPRPQGPMASAASLDEVCEHHLRTLLAQQPHGPYYLFGYSLGGTLAQGIAARLRQRGEAVAFLGLLDTWPPETQNWAEKEANGLDPEVLAEIDREREAFLAAQQGQASGELFSAIEGNYADAVRLLTTAHSASFDGKATLFVAEKTRQAGMDPQVVWGPWVGELEVFSQNCAHVDIISPQAFEAIGPVVREILG
- the fepG gene encoding iron-enterobactin ABC transporter permease; protein product: MIAPSRRLIASCLLLMAASLLISLLGLAQGPVPLTIDQVFSALFGDAPRNVAMVVNEWRLPRVLMALLIGAALGVSGAIFQSLTRNPLGSPDVMGFNTGAWSGVLVAMVLFGQNLTAIALAAMAGGVLTSLVVWLLAWRNGIETFRLIIIGIGVRAMLVAFNTWLLLRASLETALSAGLWNAGSLNGLTWGKTWPSAPLILLMLVGSALLVRRMRLLEMGDDTACALGVQVERSRLLLMLVAVVLTAASTALAGPISFIALVAPHIARRLSGTARWGLTQSALCGALLLALADYGAQRLFMPWQLPVGVLTVSLGGIYLIALLIQESRKK